A genome region from Phocoena sinus isolate mPhoSin1 chromosome 16, mPhoSin1.pri, whole genome shotgun sequence includes the following:
- the LOC116741766 gene encoding cadherin-23 isoform X7, giving the protein MLVGIRVLDINDNDPVLLNLPMNITISENIPVSSFVTRILASDADSGCNALLTFNITAGNRERAFSINATTGIVTVNRPLDRERIPEYKLTISVKDNPENPRIARRDFDFLLIFLADENDNHPLFTESTYLAEVMENSPAGTPLTVLNGPILALDADLDVYAVVTYQLLGAQSGLFDIDNSTGVVTVRSGVTIDREAFSPAVLELLLLAEDIGLLNGTADLIVTILDDNDNWPTFSPAALTVHLLENCPPGFSVLQVTATDEDSGLNAELIYRIEAGAQDRFTIHPVTGVIRVGNVTIDREEQESYRLTVVATDRGTIPLSGTAIITILIDDINDSRPEFLNPIQTVSVLESAEPGTVIANVTAIDRDLNPKLEYHIISIVAKDDTDRLVPDQEDAFAVNINTGSVMVKSPLNRELVATYEVTLSVTDKASDLPELSVSVPNAKLTVNILDVNDNTPQFKPFGITYYTERILEGATPGTTLIAVAAVDPDKGLNGLITYSLLDLIPPGYVQLEDSSAGKVIANRTVDYEEVHWLNFTVRASDNGSPPRAAEIPVYLEIVDINDNNPIFDQLSYQGAIFEDVPVGTVILRVTATDADSGNFALIEYSLVDGEGKFAINPNTGDIYVLSSLDREEKAHYILTALAKDNPGDVASNRRENSVQVVIQVLDINDCRPQFSKPQFSTSVYENEPAGTSVITMMATDQDEGSNAELAYSLEGPGVEAFHVDMDSGLVTTKRPLKSYERFNLTVVATDGGQPPLWGTAMLLVEVIDVNDNRPVFVRPPNGTILHIKEEIPLRSNVYEVYATDEDEGLNGAVRYSFLKTTGNRDWEYFTIDPVSGLIQTAQRLDREKQAVYSLILVASDLGQPVPYETMQPLQVALEDIDDNEPLFVRPPKGSPQYQLMTVPEHSPRGTLVGNVTGAVDADEGPNAIVYYFIAAGDEEKNFQLQPDGRLLVLRDLDREREAVFSFIVKASSNRSWTPPRGHSPALDLATDLTLQEVRVVLEDINDQPPRFTKAEYTAGVATDAKMGSELIQVLALDADIGNNSLVFYSILAIHYFRAFANDSEDVGQVFTMGSVDGILRTFDLFMAYSPGYFVVDIVARDLAGHNDTAIIGIYILRDDQRVKIVINEIPDRVRGFEEEFIRLLSNITGAIVNTDDVQFHVDTKGRVNFAQTELLIHVVNRETNRILDVDRVIQMIDENKEQLRNLFRNYNVLDVQPAISVQLPEDMSALQMATIVLALLLFLAAMLFILMNWYYRTVHKRKLKAIVAGSAGNRGFVDIMDMPNTNKYSFDGANPVWLDPFCRNLELAAQAEHEDDLPENLSEIADLWSSPTRTHGTFGREPAAVKPDDDRYLRAAIQEYDNIAKLGQIIREGPIKGSLLKVVLEDYLRLKKLFAQRMVQKASCHSSISELIQTELEEEPGERSPGQGSLHFCHKPPTELKGPDGIHVTHGSTGTLLATDLNSLPEDDQKGLGRSLETLTAAEASAFERNARTESAKSTPLHKLRDVIVESPLEITEL; this is encoded by the exons ATGCTGGTGGGGATCCGGGTGCTGGACATCAACGACAACGACCCCGTGCTGCTGAACCTACCCATGAACATCACCATCAGTGAGAACATCCCCGTCTCCAGCTTCGTCACCCGTATCCTGGCCAGCGACGCTGACAGCGGGTGCAACGCCCTCCTCACCTTCAACATCACTGCAGGCAACCGAGAGCGGGCCTTCTCCATCAACGCCACG ACAGGGATCGTCACTGTGAACCGGCCCCTGGACCGCGAGCGGATCCCGGAATACAAGCTGACCATTTCCGTGAAGGACAACCCAGAGAATCCACGCATAGCCAGGAGG GATTTTGACTTTCTGCTGATCTTTCTTGCGGATGAGAACGACAACCACCCCCTCTTTACTGAGAGCACCTACCTGGCGGAGGTGATGGAGAATTCTCCTGCTG GGACCCCGCTGACGGTGCTCAATGGGCCCATCCTGGCCCTGGATGCAGACCTGGATGTCTACGCCGTGGTGACCTACCAGCTGCTGGGTGCCCAGAGCGGGCTCTTTGATATTGACAACAGCACCG GCGTGGTGACAGTGAGGTCAGGTGTCACCATTGACCGGGAGGCCTTCTCACCTGCCGTCCTGGAGCTACTGCTGCTGGCTGAGGACATTGGGCTGCTCAACGGCACAGCCGACCTGATCGTCACCATCCTGGATGACAATGACAACTGGCCCACCTTTAGCCCTGCCGCCCTCACCGTCCATCTGCTGGAGAACTGCCCACCAG GATTCTCAGTCCTTCAGGTCACAGCCACGGATGAGGACAGTGGCCTCAATGCGGAGCTCATCTACCGAATAGAAGCTGGGGCTCAGGACCGCTTCACCATCCACCCAGTGACTGGTGTCATACGTGTCGGCAATGTCACCATTGACAGGGAGGAGCAGGAATCCTATAGGCTGACAGTGGTGGCCACCGACCGGGGCACCATCCCTCTCTCGGGCACAGCCATCATCACTATCCTTATCGATGACATCAATGACTCCCGCCCTGAGTTCCTCAACCCCATCCAGACGGTGAGCGTGCTGGAGTCAGCTGAGCCAGGCACGGTCATTGCCAACGTCACCGCCATCGACCGTGACCTCAACCCTAAGCTGGAGTACCACATCATCAGCATCGTGGCCAAGGATGACACTGACCGCCTGGTGCCCGACCAGGAGGACGCCTTTGCCGTGAATATCAACACAG GGTCTGTAATGGTGAAATCCCCCCTGAACCGGGAACTGGTTGCCACCTATGAGGTCACTCTCTCAGTGACTGACAAAGCCAGCGACCTACCAGAGCTCTCCGTCAGTGTGCCAAATG ccAAGCTGACGGTCAACATCCTGGATGTCAATGACAACACGCCCCAATTCAAGCCCTTCGGGATCACCTACTACACGGAGAGGATCCTGGAGGGGGCCACCCCAGGCACCACGCTCATCGCTGTGGCAGCTGTGGACCCCGACAAGGGCCTCAATGGGTTGATCACCTACAGCCTGCTGGACCTGATACCCCCGGGCTATGTCCAGCTGGAAGACTCCTCAGCAG GCAAGGTCATTGCCAATCGGACGGTGGACTATGAGGAAGTGCACTGGCTCAACTTTACCGTGAGGGCCTCAGACAATGGGTCCCCACCCCGGGCAGCTGAGATTCCTGTCTACCTGGAGATTGTGGACATCAATGACAACAACCCCATCTTTGACCAACTCTCCTACCAG GGAGCCATCTTTGAGGATGTTCCTGTGGGCACAGTCATCCTGAGAGTCACTGCTACTGATGCCGACTCAGGCAACTTCGCCCTCATTGAGTACAGCCTTGTGGACGGCGAGGGCAAGTTTGCTATCAACCCCAACACA GGTGACATCTATGTTCTGTCCTCTCTGGACCGGGAGGAGAAGGCTCACTACATCCTGACTGCCTTGGCCAAAGATAACCCTGGAGATGTAGCCAGCAACCGTCGAGAAAATTCGGTGCAG GTGGTAATCCAGGTGTTGGACATCAATGACTGCCGGCCACAGTTCTCCAAGCCCCAGTTCAGCACGAGCGTGTATGAGAATGAGCCAGCGGGCACCTCCGTCATCACCATGATGGCCACCGACCAGGATGAGGGCTCCAATGCGGAGCTGGCCTACTCCCTCGAGGGCCCGGGCGTGG AGGCCTTCCACGTGGACATGGACTCGGGCCTGGTGACCACAAAGCGGCCACTGAAGTCCTACGAGAGGTTCAACCTCACCGTGGTGGCCACGGATGGCGGACAGCCCCCACTCTGGGGCACCGCCATGCTCCTGGTGGAGGTCATCGACGTCAACGACAACCGCCCCGTCTTCGTGCGCCCACCCAATGGCACCATCCTCCACATCAAAGAG GAGATCCCACTGCGCTCCAACGTGTACGAGGTCTACGCCACAGACGAGGACGAGGGCCTCAATGGGGCCGTGCGCTACAGCTTCCTGAAGACAACAGGCAACCGGGACTGGGAGTACTTCACCATCGACCCAGTCAGTGGGCTCATCCAGACCGCGCAGCGCCTGGACAGAGAGAAGCAGGCAGTGTACAGC CTCATCCTGGTGGCCAGCGACTTGGGCCAGCCGGTGCCTTATGAGACTATGCAGCCACTGCAGGTGGCCCTGGAGGACATCGATGACAACGAACCCCTCTTCGTGAGGCCTCCG AAAGGCAGCCCCCAGTACCAGTTGATGACAGTTCCCGAGCACTCACCACGTGGCACCCTCGTGGGCAACGTGACAGGCGCTGTGGACGCAGACGAGGGCCCCAACGCCATCGTGTACTACTTCATCGCAG CCGGCGACGAAGAGAAGAACTTCCAGCTACAGCCCGACGGGCGTCTGCTGGTGCTGCGGGACCTGGACAGGGAGCGCGAAGCCGTCTTCTCCTTCATCGTCAAGGCCTCAAGCAATCGCAGCTGGACACCTCCCCGTGGGCACTCCCCAGCCCTGGACCTGGCCACTGACCTCACCCTGCAGGAAGTGCGTGTCGTGCTGGAGGACATCAACGACCAGCCCCCGCGCTTCACCAAGGCTGAGTACACTGCAG GGGTGGCCACCGACGCTAAAATGGGCTCAGAGTTGATCCAAGTGCTGGCCCTGGATGCAGATATTGGCAACAACAGCCTCGTCTTCTACAGCATCCTGGCCATCCACTACTTCCGGGCCTTTGCCAATGACTCTGAGGATGTGGGCCAGGTCTTCACGATGG GGAGTGTGGATGGCATCCTGCGCACCTTCGACCTCTTCATGGCCTACAGCCCTGGCTACTTTGTAGTGGACATTGTGGCCCGAGACCTGGCAGGTCACAATGACACAGCCATCATTGGCATCTACATCCTGAGGGATGACCAGCGGGTCAAGATCGTCATTAATGAGATCCCCGACCGTGTGCGTGGCTTCGAGGAGGAGTTCATCCGCCTGCTCTCCAACATCACTGGTGCCATCGTCAACACCGATGACGTGCAG TTCCACGTGGACACGAAGGGTCGGGTGAACTTTGCACAGACAGAGCTGCTTATCCACGTGGTGAACCGCGAAACCAACCGTATCCTGGACGTGGACAG AGTGATCCAGATGATCGATGAAAACAAGGAGCAGCTGAGGAATCTATTCCGGAACTACAACGTCCTAGACGTGCAGCCCGCCATCTCTGTCCAGCTGCCCGAAGACATGTCCGCCCTGCAG ATGGCGACCATCGTCCTggcccttctcctcttcctggctGCCATGCTCTTCATCCTCATGAACTGGTACTACAGGACCGT ACACAAGAGGAAGCTCAAAGCCATCGTGGCTGGCTCGGCAG GGAATCGCGGCTTCGTTGACATCATGGACATGCCCAACACCAACAAGTATTCCTTTGACGG GGCCAACCCCGTGTGGCTGGATCCTTTCTGCCGGAACCTGGAGCTGGCTGCCCAGGCAGAGCACGAGGATGACCTGCCGGAGAACCTGAGTGAGATCGCCGACCTGTGGAGCAGCCCTACCCGCACCCAC ggaACTTTTGGGCGTGAACCAGCAGCAGTCAAGCCTGATGATGACCGGTACCTGCGGGCGGCCATCCAGGAGTATGACAACATTGCCAAGCTGGGCCAGATCATTCGGGAGGGGCCCATCAAG GGCTCGCTGCTGAAGGTGGTCCTGGAGGATTACCTGCGGCTCAAAAAGCTCTTTGCACAGCGGATGGTGCAAAAAGCCTCCTGCCACTCCTCCATCTCCGAG CTGATCCAGACTGAGCTGGAAGAGGAGCCAGGGGAGCGCAGCCCCGGCCAGGGCAGCCTGCACTTCTGCCACAAGCCACCTACGGAGCTCAAAGGGCCAGACGGGATCCACGTGACGCACGGCAGCACCGGCACGCTGCTGGCTACCGACCTCAACAGCCTGCCCGAGGATGACCAGAAGGGCCTGGGCCGCTCACTGGAGACGCTGACCGCCGCCGAGGCCAGCGCCTTCGAGCGCAACGCCCGCACCGAGTCCGCCAAATCCACGCCCCTGCACAAGCTTCGCGACGTGATCGTGGAGAGCCCCCTGGAGATCACAGAGCTGTGA
- the LOC116741766 gene encoding cadherin-23 isoform X8 — protein MVKSPLNRELVATYEVTLSVTDKASDLPELSVSVPNAKLTVNILDVNDNTPQFKPFGITYYTERILEGATPGTTLIAVAAVDPDKGLNGLITYSLLDLIPPGYVQLEDSSAGKVIANRTVDYEEVHWLNFTVRASDNGSPPRAAEIPVYLEIVDINDNNPIFDQLSYQGAIFEDVPVGTVILRVTATDADSGNFALIEYSLVDGEGKFAINPNTGDIYVLSSLDREEKAHYILTALAKDNPGDVASNRRENSVQVVIQVLDINDCRPQFSKPQFSTSVYENEPAGTSVITMMATDQDEGSNAELAYSLEGPGVEAFHVDMDSGLVTTKRPLKSYERFNLTVVATDGGQPPLWGTAMLLVEVIDVNDNRPVFVRPPNGTILHIKEEIPLRSNVYEVYATDEDEGLNGAVRYSFLKTTGNRDWEYFTIDPVSGLIQTAQRLDREKQAVYSLILVASDLGQPVPYETMQPLQVALEDIDDNEPLFVRPPKGSPQYQLMTVPEHSPRGTLVGNVTGAVDADEGPNAIVYYFIAAGDEEKNFQLQPDGRLLVLRDLDREREAVFSFIVKASSNRSWTPPRGHSPALDLATDLTLQEVRVVLEDINDQPPRFTKAEYTAGVATDAKMGSELIQVLALDADIGNNSLVFYSILAIHYFRAFANDSEDVGQVFTMGSVDGILRTFDLFMAYSPGYFVVDIVARDLAGHNDTAIIGIYILRDDQRVKIVINEIPDRVRGFEEEFIRLLSNITGAIVNTDDVQFHVDTKGRVNFAQTELLIHVVNRETNRILDVDRVIQMIDENKEQLRNLFRNYNVLDVQPAISVQLPEDMSALQMATIVLALLLFLAAMLFILMNWYYRTVHKRKLKAIVAGSAGNRGFVDIMDMPNTNKYSFDGANPVWLDPFCRNLELAAQAEHEDDLPENLSEIADLWSSPTRTHGTFGREPAAVKPDDDRYLRAAIQEYDNIAKLGQIIREGPIKGSLLKVVLEDYLRLKKLFAQRMVQKASCHSSISELIQTELEEEPGERSPGQGSLHFCHKPPTELKGPDGIHVTHGSTGTLLATDLNSLPEDDQKGLGRSLETLTAAEASAFERNARTESAKSTPLHKLRDVIVESPLEITEL, from the exons ATGGTGAAATCCCCCCTGAACCGGGAACTGGTTGCCACCTATGAGGTCACTCTCTCAGTGACTGACAAAGCCAGCGACCTACCAGAGCTCTCCGTCAGTGTGCCAAATG ccAAGCTGACGGTCAACATCCTGGATGTCAATGACAACACGCCCCAATTCAAGCCCTTCGGGATCACCTACTACACGGAGAGGATCCTGGAGGGGGCCACCCCAGGCACCACGCTCATCGCTGTGGCAGCTGTGGACCCCGACAAGGGCCTCAATGGGTTGATCACCTACAGCCTGCTGGACCTGATACCCCCGGGCTATGTCCAGCTGGAAGACTCCTCAGCAG GCAAGGTCATTGCCAATCGGACGGTGGACTATGAGGAAGTGCACTGGCTCAACTTTACCGTGAGGGCCTCAGACAATGGGTCCCCACCCCGGGCAGCTGAGATTCCTGTCTACCTGGAGATTGTGGACATCAATGACAACAACCCCATCTTTGACCAACTCTCCTACCAG GGAGCCATCTTTGAGGATGTTCCTGTGGGCACAGTCATCCTGAGAGTCACTGCTACTGATGCCGACTCAGGCAACTTCGCCCTCATTGAGTACAGCCTTGTGGACGGCGAGGGCAAGTTTGCTATCAACCCCAACACA GGTGACATCTATGTTCTGTCCTCTCTGGACCGGGAGGAGAAGGCTCACTACATCCTGACTGCCTTGGCCAAAGATAACCCTGGAGATGTAGCCAGCAACCGTCGAGAAAATTCGGTGCAG GTGGTAATCCAGGTGTTGGACATCAATGACTGCCGGCCACAGTTCTCCAAGCCCCAGTTCAGCACGAGCGTGTATGAGAATGAGCCAGCGGGCACCTCCGTCATCACCATGATGGCCACCGACCAGGATGAGGGCTCCAATGCGGAGCTGGCCTACTCCCTCGAGGGCCCGGGCGTGG AGGCCTTCCACGTGGACATGGACTCGGGCCTGGTGACCACAAAGCGGCCACTGAAGTCCTACGAGAGGTTCAACCTCACCGTGGTGGCCACGGATGGCGGACAGCCCCCACTCTGGGGCACCGCCATGCTCCTGGTGGAGGTCATCGACGTCAACGACAACCGCCCCGTCTTCGTGCGCCCACCCAATGGCACCATCCTCCACATCAAAGAG GAGATCCCACTGCGCTCCAACGTGTACGAGGTCTACGCCACAGACGAGGACGAGGGCCTCAATGGGGCCGTGCGCTACAGCTTCCTGAAGACAACAGGCAACCGGGACTGGGAGTACTTCACCATCGACCCAGTCAGTGGGCTCATCCAGACCGCGCAGCGCCTGGACAGAGAGAAGCAGGCAGTGTACAGC CTCATCCTGGTGGCCAGCGACTTGGGCCAGCCGGTGCCTTATGAGACTATGCAGCCACTGCAGGTGGCCCTGGAGGACATCGATGACAACGAACCCCTCTTCGTGAGGCCTCCG AAAGGCAGCCCCCAGTACCAGTTGATGACAGTTCCCGAGCACTCACCACGTGGCACCCTCGTGGGCAACGTGACAGGCGCTGTGGACGCAGACGAGGGCCCCAACGCCATCGTGTACTACTTCATCGCAG CCGGCGACGAAGAGAAGAACTTCCAGCTACAGCCCGACGGGCGTCTGCTGGTGCTGCGGGACCTGGACAGGGAGCGCGAAGCCGTCTTCTCCTTCATCGTCAAGGCCTCAAGCAATCGCAGCTGGACACCTCCCCGTGGGCACTCCCCAGCCCTGGACCTGGCCACTGACCTCACCCTGCAGGAAGTGCGTGTCGTGCTGGAGGACATCAACGACCAGCCCCCGCGCTTCACCAAGGCTGAGTACACTGCAG GGGTGGCCACCGACGCTAAAATGGGCTCAGAGTTGATCCAAGTGCTGGCCCTGGATGCAGATATTGGCAACAACAGCCTCGTCTTCTACAGCATCCTGGCCATCCACTACTTCCGGGCCTTTGCCAATGACTCTGAGGATGTGGGCCAGGTCTTCACGATGG GGAGTGTGGATGGCATCCTGCGCACCTTCGACCTCTTCATGGCCTACAGCCCTGGCTACTTTGTAGTGGACATTGTGGCCCGAGACCTGGCAGGTCACAATGACACAGCCATCATTGGCATCTACATCCTGAGGGATGACCAGCGGGTCAAGATCGTCATTAATGAGATCCCCGACCGTGTGCGTGGCTTCGAGGAGGAGTTCATCCGCCTGCTCTCCAACATCACTGGTGCCATCGTCAACACCGATGACGTGCAG TTCCACGTGGACACGAAGGGTCGGGTGAACTTTGCACAGACAGAGCTGCTTATCCACGTGGTGAACCGCGAAACCAACCGTATCCTGGACGTGGACAG AGTGATCCAGATGATCGATGAAAACAAGGAGCAGCTGAGGAATCTATTCCGGAACTACAACGTCCTAGACGTGCAGCCCGCCATCTCTGTCCAGCTGCCCGAAGACATGTCCGCCCTGCAG ATGGCGACCATCGTCCTggcccttctcctcttcctggctGCCATGCTCTTCATCCTCATGAACTGGTACTACAGGACCGT ACACAAGAGGAAGCTCAAAGCCATCGTGGCTGGCTCGGCAG GGAATCGCGGCTTCGTTGACATCATGGACATGCCCAACACCAACAAGTATTCCTTTGACGG GGCCAACCCCGTGTGGCTGGATCCTTTCTGCCGGAACCTGGAGCTGGCTGCCCAGGCAGAGCACGAGGATGACCTGCCGGAGAACCTGAGTGAGATCGCCGACCTGTGGAGCAGCCCTACCCGCACCCAC ggaACTTTTGGGCGTGAACCAGCAGCAGTCAAGCCTGATGATGACCGGTACCTGCGGGCGGCCATCCAGGAGTATGACAACATTGCCAAGCTGGGCCAGATCATTCGGGAGGGGCCCATCAAG GGCTCGCTGCTGAAGGTGGTCCTGGAGGATTACCTGCGGCTCAAAAAGCTCTTTGCACAGCGGATGGTGCAAAAAGCCTCCTGCCACTCCTCCATCTCCGAG CTGATCCAGACTGAGCTGGAAGAGGAGCCAGGGGAGCGCAGCCCCGGCCAGGGCAGCCTGCACTTCTGCCACAAGCCACCTACGGAGCTCAAAGGGCCAGACGGGATCCACGTGACGCACGGCAGCACCGGCACGCTGCTGGCTACCGACCTCAACAGCCTGCCCGAGGATGACCAGAAGGGCCTGGGCCGCTCACTGGAGACGCTGACCGCCGCCGAGGCCAGCGCCTTCGAGCGCAACGCCCGCACCGAGTCCGCCAAATCCACGCCCCTGCACAAGCTTCGCGACGTGATCGTGGAGAGCCCCCTGGAGATCACAGAGCTGTGA
- the LOC116741766 gene encoding cadherin-23 isoform X9 — protein sequence MVKSPLNRELVATYEVTLSVTDKASDLPELSVSVPNAKLTVNILDVNDNTPQFKPFGITYYTERILEGATPGTTLIAVAAVDPDKGLNGLITYSLLDLIPPGYVQLEDSSAGKVIANRTVDYEEVHWLNFTVRASDNGSPPRAAEIPVYLEIVDINDNNPIFDQLSYQGAIFEDVPVGTVILRVTATDADSGNFALIEYSLVDGEGKFAINPNTGDIYVLSSLDREEKAHYILTALAKDNPGDVASNRRENSVQVVIQVLDINDCRPQFSKPQFSTSVYENEPAGTSVITMMATDQDEGSNAELAYSLEGPGVEAFHVDMDSGLVTTKRPLKSYERFNLTVVATDGGQPPLWGTAMLLVEVIDVNDNRPVFVRPPNGTILHIKEEIPLRSNVYEVYATDEDEGLNGAVRYSFLKTTGNRDWEYFTIDPVSGLIQTAQRLDREKQAVYSLILVASDLGQPVPYETMQPLQVALEDIDDNEPLFVRPPKGSPQYQLMTVPEHSPRGTLVGNVTGAVDADEGPNAIVYYFIAAGDEEKNFQLQPDGRLLVLRDLDREREAVFSFIVKASSNRSWTPPRGHSPALDLATDLTLQEVRVVLEDINDQPPRFTKAEYTAGVATDAKMGSELIQVLALDADIGNNSLVFYSILAIHYFRAFANDSEDVGQVFTMGSVDGILRTFDLFMAYSPGYFVVDIVARDLAGHNDTAIIGIYILRDDQRVKIVINEIPDRVRGFEEEFIRLLSNITGAIVNTDDVQFHVDTKGRVNFAQTELLIHVVNRETNRILDVDRVIQMIDENKEQLRNLFRNYNVLDVQPAISVQLPEDMSALQMATIVLALLLFLAAMLFILMNWYYRTVHKRKLKAIVAGSAGNRGFVDIMDMPNTNKYSFDGANPVWLDPFCRNLELAAQAEHEDDLPENLSEIADLWSSPTRTHGTFGREPAAVKPDDDRYLRAAIQEYDNIAKLGQIIREGPIKLIQTELEEEPGERSPGQGSLHFCHKPPTELKGPDGIHVTHGSTGTLLATDLNSLPEDDQKGLGRSLETLTAAEASAFERNARTESAKSTPLHKLRDVIVESPLEITEL from the exons ATGGTGAAATCCCCCCTGAACCGGGAACTGGTTGCCACCTATGAGGTCACTCTCTCAGTGACTGACAAAGCCAGCGACCTACCAGAGCTCTCCGTCAGTGTGCCAAATG ccAAGCTGACGGTCAACATCCTGGATGTCAATGACAACACGCCCCAATTCAAGCCCTTCGGGATCACCTACTACACGGAGAGGATCCTGGAGGGGGCCACCCCAGGCACCACGCTCATCGCTGTGGCAGCTGTGGACCCCGACAAGGGCCTCAATGGGTTGATCACCTACAGCCTGCTGGACCTGATACCCCCGGGCTATGTCCAGCTGGAAGACTCCTCAGCAG GCAAGGTCATTGCCAATCGGACGGTGGACTATGAGGAAGTGCACTGGCTCAACTTTACCGTGAGGGCCTCAGACAATGGGTCCCCACCCCGGGCAGCTGAGATTCCTGTCTACCTGGAGATTGTGGACATCAATGACAACAACCCCATCTTTGACCAACTCTCCTACCAG GGAGCCATCTTTGAGGATGTTCCTGTGGGCACAGTCATCCTGAGAGTCACTGCTACTGATGCCGACTCAGGCAACTTCGCCCTCATTGAGTACAGCCTTGTGGACGGCGAGGGCAAGTTTGCTATCAACCCCAACACA GGTGACATCTATGTTCTGTCCTCTCTGGACCGGGAGGAGAAGGCTCACTACATCCTGACTGCCTTGGCCAAAGATAACCCTGGAGATGTAGCCAGCAACCGTCGAGAAAATTCGGTGCAG GTGGTAATCCAGGTGTTGGACATCAATGACTGCCGGCCACAGTTCTCCAAGCCCCAGTTCAGCACGAGCGTGTATGAGAATGAGCCAGCGGGCACCTCCGTCATCACCATGATGGCCACCGACCAGGATGAGGGCTCCAATGCGGAGCTGGCCTACTCCCTCGAGGGCCCGGGCGTGG AGGCCTTCCACGTGGACATGGACTCGGGCCTGGTGACCACAAAGCGGCCACTGAAGTCCTACGAGAGGTTCAACCTCACCGTGGTGGCCACGGATGGCGGACAGCCCCCACTCTGGGGCACCGCCATGCTCCTGGTGGAGGTCATCGACGTCAACGACAACCGCCCCGTCTTCGTGCGCCCACCCAATGGCACCATCCTCCACATCAAAGAG GAGATCCCACTGCGCTCCAACGTGTACGAGGTCTACGCCACAGACGAGGACGAGGGCCTCAATGGGGCCGTGCGCTACAGCTTCCTGAAGACAACAGGCAACCGGGACTGGGAGTACTTCACCATCGACCCAGTCAGTGGGCTCATCCAGACCGCGCAGCGCCTGGACAGAGAGAAGCAGGCAGTGTACAGC CTCATCCTGGTGGCCAGCGACTTGGGCCAGCCGGTGCCTTATGAGACTATGCAGCCACTGCAGGTGGCCCTGGAGGACATCGATGACAACGAACCCCTCTTCGTGAGGCCTCCG AAAGGCAGCCCCCAGTACCAGTTGATGACAGTTCCCGAGCACTCACCACGTGGCACCCTCGTGGGCAACGTGACAGGCGCTGTGGACGCAGACGAGGGCCCCAACGCCATCGTGTACTACTTCATCGCAG CCGGCGACGAAGAGAAGAACTTCCAGCTACAGCCCGACGGGCGTCTGCTGGTGCTGCGGGACCTGGACAGGGAGCGCGAAGCCGTCTTCTCCTTCATCGTCAAGGCCTCAAGCAATCGCAGCTGGACACCTCCCCGTGGGCACTCCCCAGCCCTGGACCTGGCCACTGACCTCACCCTGCAGGAAGTGCGTGTCGTGCTGGAGGACATCAACGACCAGCCCCCGCGCTTCACCAAGGCTGAGTACACTGCAG GGGTGGCCACCGACGCTAAAATGGGCTCAGAGTTGATCCAAGTGCTGGCCCTGGATGCAGATATTGGCAACAACAGCCTCGTCTTCTACAGCATCCTGGCCATCCACTACTTCCGGGCCTTTGCCAATGACTCTGAGGATGTGGGCCAGGTCTTCACGATGG GGAGTGTGGATGGCATCCTGCGCACCTTCGACCTCTTCATGGCCTACAGCCCTGGCTACTTTGTAGTGGACATTGTGGCCCGAGACCTGGCAGGTCACAATGACACAGCCATCATTGGCATCTACATCCTGAGGGATGACCAGCGGGTCAAGATCGTCATTAATGAGATCCCCGACCGTGTGCGTGGCTTCGAGGAGGAGTTCATCCGCCTGCTCTCCAACATCACTGGTGCCATCGTCAACACCGATGACGTGCAG TTCCACGTGGACACGAAGGGTCGGGTGAACTTTGCACAGACAGAGCTGCTTATCCACGTGGTGAACCGCGAAACCAACCGTATCCTGGACGTGGACAG AGTGATCCAGATGATCGATGAAAACAAGGAGCAGCTGAGGAATCTATTCCGGAACTACAACGTCCTAGACGTGCAGCCCGCCATCTCTGTCCAGCTGCCCGAAGACATGTCCGCCCTGCAG ATGGCGACCATCGTCCTggcccttctcctcttcctggctGCCATGCTCTTCATCCTCATGAACTGGTACTACAGGACCGT ACACAAGAGGAAGCTCAAAGCCATCGTGGCTGGCTCGGCAG GGAATCGCGGCTTCGTTGACATCATGGACATGCCCAACACCAACAAGTATTCCTTTGACGG GGCCAACCCCGTGTGGCTGGATCCTTTCTGCCGGAACCTGGAGCTGGCTGCCCAGGCAGAGCACGAGGATGACCTGCCGGAGAACCTGAGTGAGATCGCCGACCTGTGGAGCAGCCCTACCCGCACCCAC ggaACTTTTGGGCGTGAACCAGCAGCAGTCAAGCCTGATGATGACCGGTACCTGCGGGCGGCCATCCAGGAGTATGACAACATTGCCAAGCTGGGCCAGATCATTCGGGAGGGGCCCATCAAG CTGATCCAGACTGAGCTGGAAGAGGAGCCAGGGGAGCGCAGCCCCGGCCAGGGCAGCCTGCACTTCTGCCACAAGCCACCTACGGAGCTCAAAGGGCCAGACGGGATCCACGTGACGCACGGCAGCACCGGCACGCTGCTGGCTACCGACCTCAACAGCCTGCCCGAGGATGACCAGAAGGGCCTGGGCCGCTCACTGGAGACGCTGACCGCCGCCGAGGCCAGCGCCTTCGAGCGCAACGCCCGCACCGAGTCCGCCAAATCCACGCCCCTGCACAAGCTTCGCGACGTGATCGTGGAGAGCCCCCTGGAGATCACAGAGCTGTGA